The sequence below is a genomic window from Cucumis melo cultivar AY chromosome 5, USDA_Cmelo_AY_1.0, whole genome shotgun sequence.
ACACCGTGGAAGGGTCTGCTTCAACAAACACGATGGGTCCTTTcgggagtgagagagacggatgagagagatgtagATAGAGATTCGGCTAAACGGATCATCCCCAATCGGgcaaaccctaaccccaaaaTCCATTTGCAGGAACACGAATTGAGGAAGAACATAGAACcaaataaggagaaaaaaatgaTTCAGCGATTCAACGGAATAGAGAAAATAGGCAACGAAACAGACGGATTGAATGAACACGCAACCATTTTTGCATGAAGACGGATTGAGGGAGAACAATTAGTGTACAACGATTCAACCATTTCTTGAGAAAGAACACAAAACAAAATAGGAACAACACACCGAAAGAGGGAGAGCACACCGAAAGAGGAAGAACATAGAACGGGGCGATTTGAGGGGATTTGATGAGGGGGAATTACGAAGGAAGGGGAAAAGGGTTTCGAACGAACACGGATTGAGGGGGAAAGGGTTTCGCACGAATACGGATTGAGGGGGAAAGGGTTCCGAACGAACACGGATTGAAGGAAAATGGTAAACGCAGATTGAAGGTGAAGAGGCGAGGAGGGTTTCGGCCGAAAGAGGGAGATTGAATCCATGTTAAGGAAACCAGTTTCCTTAATACTcggcccaaacgggggttagggttgggctaatcCAAGCCCACAGTGCCAACCGTAACCTCAAACAGCCCCAAAATGTTTctaatttttctaaaagttaAAAAGGATTATAACCCTTTCTCAATCCCTCAATCCCTCAATCCCTTTCCTATTTCCATCATTTCTCAAACAAACTTCTTTATAAATAATCaatttaagtttaaatattatttaattatttttttctcatttataatttttatatttataagttttgataattttatttttattgaaaaaacaTCGCATGTTTTTAAGTTAGGTAATTTAGTGTGATTGTACCGCTTGACTCGTATTTTTCTCTTTTACTCCTACATTAcgaaaattaaaaagatttagtaaattaaatatacaaaatttttgtattggatttagaatataaatttaaaaaattaagaatttaattGCACATAAAGATTAcgttaaaaaatgttgaaaatggaCGTCGTATTGAAATAAATTACTGCAAATTATTTGACGAAAACTAGAataatttggtaaattaaatatacgaaatttgtgtatttgagttagaatatgaattttaaaaaataataataactttggCTCTTGCATTGTGTTGTATGTAATTGACTTCAGTTTATAACTCCCTTCCTAgaaactattttgtttttcttatatCATTTCGTTTGAATGAAATTATGTTACCAATCATTGGTTTAAATATTCAATTGTTAAATATAAGAAATTTGTGCTTTGCATTTAGATTatcaattaaaaaacaaaagtataATTTATTCGCACATAATGACCCATCgttaaaaaaaagttgaaaatggaCGTTGTCTTTGAATGAATTACTGaaaattgttttatgaaaactagaatgatttggtaaattaaatatatataatttgtgtATTGAAGTTATAAtataaatgttaaaaaaaaaatattggcACGAAACACTTGTATAAATATTGTTGAAAATAGAcattgtatttaaaaaaaccAATGGAACATGTTTTACAGAAAATATGacaatttggtaaattaaatatatgaatatttgtgtattagatttagaatacgaatttaaaaagttaatagtaaaaaataattttcataattcTTTTCACGTAATCTTTTCCCCAAACGAATATTATCGTAACACTATACATAttataatccttcccccaaacacatattatcataacactagcaATAATAAACATTTCTCAAGCACATATCATCATAATGCtaagattatcataatccttatCCTCATAACTCTTTTCTTCCTCCAAACGCACCATAACAATTTATGTCATGGATtaaaaataagaatattttaatttttcaactttttttaaaaaacgtaAGGGATTATTTGACACATTGAGTTTAGTTTATGAAATATGAAGTTAAAATGCAGGTAAAGTTGGAAAGTCTTTGTTTTAAGTGGAAAATTGACCTCTTAAATTAGTCGGTTGTTTGATGTAATTTTTTGTAATACAAAGAAGTAAGATTTTGTGCggttatttttgtttgtttaatcCTTCTATTgcacatatatttattaataatttaaggGTTTGTCAGAAGAGAAAACGAAAAGAATGGTGTAGATATTTTGTTATTTcaagaaagagatgaaagctAAAAGAAGTAATAAATATGGAGGTTAGAAGTGTGAATGAAGAAAAATAGATTATTTAAAGCCAAAAAAAACTTCTTCAAATTgctaaaatttcaaaatgactgttcttttttaaatttgaaaattgaaataatactAACATTGACATGTTTTGAGAAAACACATGAAGCCTTTAACAACCAAAACCAATTTGTAAAAGTTACTATATATTAGTTAATCTAACTATACATCATGTATTGATCAAGCAGTAATACAAGTAAAATATATTCTTCAAAAAATCTCAATAGTTCTTCCACTAAAAATAACcgttgtgatttttttttccacataaaacaaatgaaaataataaaataataaaaagggaAGGTTTGTGAAGGTTGGAGGACCAAAAAAAGAGGATTTGCCTCTCTTTGTTTTGTTGCATCATCTAGACATGTACCAATACTCTAttctaataaattattaaatataagtAAGTTAGAGAGTAGAAGATTAAAACCTTTTCTTTAGGCAACTTAatactttttatttaattgagaATTGTGATGGAAGTTTAGTCTCATATTATATAACAATATATTTGGTAGATATGATTTTGTGTTAATTAAAGGCAAAAGCAATGAAGGTCCAATCAATGGATTCCCATGCTTTTGCCCATTAGTTTTGACAGTGAATTAGATGATGAGGTaatggtttttttatttatttatttattattattattattattatattattagttcAAAAGGGGGGAATGGGTTTCTCCATGATATATAAGAAAGGCCAAAAATGAGATAACCCCATATCATCACATATCCTTCCAACCTCCAAATCTTCTATTGAAAGAGAAACTGCTTTTGGAATTTTCTATTCACTATCAATTCTTTTGCTTTAACTACTTAAATTTCCAATTTATTTAATCTACTCCCACTATCAATCTTATAAATtaaagatattttatttttactttggataaatctTAAAAATAATCCATGTAATTTagttgattttcattttttttccaaaaatttaatttttgtgaACACTTCTTTTATAAATGGtgaaaatatatttacataGTATTTTCTcggggttttttaaaaaatataaaaaattgacaaactatttacgatttatttatgaaacaaaatcattaaaaaacaatatttattaCACTCGACTTTTCTATTCAACTATTCATATCTTTtacttttcaattttataaaaatgtttccaaaatttcaataaaattgAGTCTTTTCTCCTTACTATTTCAATTTctgtctttaattttaatttcatacttttttttatttatgatttaaagaaacatgacaaaaaaaaaaagcctgAAACAAAGTAATTTGaaagcttcttcttttgtttagtttttatgaaaaggatttttgtttaattttctaAACTTGGATTTTACAAACATTTACAATATGtaaatgccaaaataattagaCAAAATCAATGAGTAGAAGAAATGTCAACAAGTTTGATTTTTAGATACCAAAATAATCCAAAAACCCCTCTATGAAAATCCAATGTGGAGAGTAAgtttatagaaaaaaataaacaataataaacgTAATGTCAATATGTAATGTAAtgtattataatttatatatcaatattaaatcCATGAAAAGGTGGAAATATGGTTATAGTAGCATCCACATAAttagtttttgtttgtttttttttttttttttttgtattttatggAATTGGGAagatatttatttagtttttttataaaataaaaaagaaaaaaaaaagaaaaagaaaagaaagagtgtAATAAAGTGTTGGAAGAGAAGATAAAAAGTGAGAGGTGAAATTAATAAGTAGGGGGGAGTACAAAGGGAATGAGCCAATCCCCAAAACCAAGTACTTGTCTCTATCCAATATCAATGGCTCTTACTTTTCCATCTCATCCTTATATTCAAAAGATAagcctttctttttttcttttttttcttttctttttaaatatttgtgaATTTAAAATTGGTTGAGTGTATACTTTGGTTACCATAAAATCAAAATGGGGTTGGATTAGTATTAAATCCTATGGTGAATAAACCCCTATTTCTCATTTGTTTCTAAATGATATGTGATAAGATTACGATTCCCATTTCACCAATCATATTTCAATGcatttcaatttttattattcttttttcttaaaaaaaaaatatgtacttaccaaataataattttaataaaatttcaactCAAATATAGTTagatgaaacaaaaaaaaaatatttacaaaatataataataaaaaaaaaattgtttacatttataagaattttcaatagttttgtcATTGGTAATACTTTTCCTATATCTACTACAATTTTACAAGTTAAAttacttttgaaatttttttctttattaaaaaacTTGGTAGTTCTCATTTTTTCTAagtaaatattaattaattttttttgtcaaatttagaaaaaagctattttaattattttcattttcattttcattttgaaataaaaatctAATAAACTGTGAAAGTTTGTTTATTagctaaattttcaaaaacaaattataaaaagtgaaatttattgtaactattttgtttttggatgttgtattttttttttctttttgaaaatcaTCTTGTTTTTCTGCAACTTTTGAAATTGGTTTTTTAAATTCTGTGAAAACATATTTGAATTACAaaccaaattctaaaaattaaatcaatatttttcaaaatactACTCCTTTTAgcccttatatatatatatatatatatatatatatatatatatttcataatcatttgtttttggtattttactttttttttttttttttttttgaaagttgAACTTTTTAACCCTATGAACTTTagtccattttcattttcttggGTTGAAATATGTACCGACCAATGTTTTCTTTGTTGAGaaatcatttgaatttttagtaaatttttaaaaacaaaaataaagtttgtgaatcttttttctaatttataaaaaattatttttataattttaacttaGAATTCAAATGTTTGTTTGGAAGAAGTAAAATTCATACCCAATATGAATTCTTTTaaataaagacaaaaaaattgaaaaaccttttaaaacattttaaaaagtaaatgataaagcaaaaaaaaaaaaaaaaaaaaaaaagagagagagagagagaaaagttaAATGGATTGAATTCGtttcatttttcaaaagttCATGCTCATTTTAGATAGATTCTTAAATAATTGTTTCTTATATTTAAAGTTTGCATTCAAATAGATCTCTAAACTTTACTAAGACTCTAATAAGTCATGTTTAGTAAGTAACCAAACTTTCAACTTTATGTCTGCTTGttacttttcaaaatttcaCAAACCAATAGATGAAAGGATCGAAAGTTTAAGTCccatcaaatttaaaatttaattttaagtaCAAGAATCATTAGATTAATTGAAAATTATTAAACACAAAACTAAATTAAagttttataattaaataataaaacggAGAATTTAAATTAGAGCGTAACTGAATAAATTAACAAACTACGTATAGCTTTTCTGCCCATGTTTGATTCCCCACCTTCAataaatggtaaaaaaaaatgcaaataaatctcatgttttaatattttcttaataATATATAAAGGGCTAGGATAGGATATTTGGGGAAAATATCTAAAAAGTGCAAGaggatataattttttttttaaaaaaataatatatgtatatatttaaaaaaagaaaaagaaaaagaaaagaaaaaggaaatgatGGATATTGAAACATAATCAGAAGTGGTTGAAGGTAATAAGCCCAACGTTTGATGGCCAAATGCCACACATAATCCTTCAAAAGATACCAAAAAGGTCCCAATCATTGCTCCCTTCGGACAAATCATCCACCTCATTCTTCTTCCATGCACGTGACCCCCTCCCCTCCACCTCACCTCTATACAAAATCTCCTCCCTCCAATCACCTTCTGCCACCTCATCAGATAAGAATGCTCCCCTCTTCTCCTATGTGGCATCCCCTTACTTGAAATATACAAACTCTCACGCTGCCCCTGGTCCCCCCCCCCCTCCCTCTCCATATTTCCCATTTTGCCCCCCTTTTTAAGGCGGTCTCATATTTAATGCCCCCCTTTCCCCCTATTCTCCTTGTGAACCTTTTTTATATTATtgcttttccttttttcaaaattattaatCTTACATTTATCtacctattattattattattattattattattattattattattattattattattattattattattattattattgttattattacattttttttatgtgttttGTATGCTAAACCTCAAACTATTATTTATTGTCTGAACATGTTCAAAAGAAAACACATTCAATCCAAAGTTTGATTTCCTAGTATTATTATGCCCTATGTCCTCATATTAATATTTTGATGCACTTGAAACCATCAAATTATTAGAGAAGAAAACACATCCAAACCAAACAGACCAACTTTACTATTTCagatgtttttcttttttctttgatgaATAAGAAGAGGGGTAAATCAGGGAAGTTAGAAAATATATTAGGGAATAATTGTTTCATTGAGACataagaaataataaataaaaagcaTAATAATTggaaggataaaaaaaaaaaaaaaaaggtgagtAGTCCCCACCGGACTGCAGAAACCGAGTCTTGTCTCGTCTTGTGTTCTCTTCTATCTAGTAATCTCCATCGCCCAAAACTGCAAGAACAACACTCAAAGCGAAAAAATAAAtctacaagaaaaaaaaaatagagagagagagagagaaaataccTGTTTGTTTGTCTCTGCAGAAATGGCTATATGTACAGCACACTCAACGGATCTTTCCCTTTTATTATCTTCCTTCTCAACTTTCTCTTCACTTTCTTCAACTTTTCTCTCTGTTTTTCACAAAAATTCAAGGTGTGTTCATATTTAGAAATCATActcttttctatttcttttttgggttaattctttgtttgtttttgttttttttttcttttctttttttcttttttttgtttggtGGAGATTTTCCCATTTTCATGGAGAACTTCCCAAATTCCTTCTGGGTTTCTCGGGATAAGAGAGAAAGGAAGTAAGAtttagaaggaaaagaaaaaagaaagaggaatttTGGTTTTTGGGGGtttttgttttgggttttttcatggtttagggtttaggggttTTGTTCATCTTATCAATTCCTTCAAAAATAttccaagtttttttttttttaatggaatTGGGTTTTTCTCAGTAACCAAACAGAGTTTAGAGGTTttcttgttcttgttgttgGTTGGAATTCAATGTCTTCTCCATGTATAAGTGGTGGTGGGAGGGCTTACAATTTCGATTTAGAGATTGTGAAATCTCCATCTTCTTCATGGACAAGAACTTCACAAACTTCATCGCCATCTTCAACTTTATCAGAGTCAAGCAACAATACAACACAGTTAGCAATTTCAACTCGAAAATTAAGAACACCACGAAAACGCCCAAATCAAACCTACAACGAAGCTACAGTTTTGCTTTCAACGGCCTACCCGAATGTTTTTTCAACCAAACATCTTACCAATCCGCGAAAATTCACCAAATCTCACGATgattcttcttctctcttctgTGAATCTGCTGAATTGCTTTTGCCTTTTCGAGTAATCGATAGTTCTGGATTTCTCCTTCACCAACCGCTGCTTGAAGAAAAGCCTAATTCCCAAATTCATTCCAAATTGACCAATCTTTGGGAAAATCGACCGTGTTCTAGTCCTGGAGAGATCGATTTCCAACCGAATTCCATGGAGATTGAAGAGATTGAAGATTTCGATGCGGAATCGATTCTTGACGAGGAAATCGAAGAAGGAATCGATAGTATTATGGGGAATCTGAGTGTGGATAACCTAGAAAATGGTAATTCAACGCAAGATTCTTGTGTGAATGCGAATAATCATCAACGGAATTGGAATTGGAATCCAATCGGTTTAGGATTCAACCAGAAATTCGAATCTGGCTTCGGATTCCGTAAGGGAATCGAACGAACAGCAATTCGAGGAGTCGATAATGGAAACTGGTGGCGATTTCCGACTGTCGATGTAATCGAAATCTCTCCAAAACTAAATCCAAAACcaccagctccggctccggcaCCGACTCCAACTCCAACACCGGCGGCCGTCtcgacgaagaagaagaaaaagaaagtggaGAAGCTTACAGTGATTGAATCAAAGAAAGCCGCAATTCCATTACAAAAGGAGAAATCAGAGAAATCAGAGAAGCCAATCCCGAAATTGAAACCTGCTGGATTACTTCTGAAATTGAACTACGAAGCCGTGGCCGACGCTTGGTCTAGCAGGGGATCTCCATTTTCCGATGAGATTCCAAGTTCCGATACGGCGGGAAGTGATGTAAATGTACGTCTCTCATTCCGCCACCGAAAATCAAAACCCAAGAAACTTTGATgcaataagaaaaataaataaataaataaataaaataaaaatgcttCCTTCCCTTCCCCCCCGGAGTTTTAGGAATCCAAAATTCTTCctttgttattgtttctttcaTTCCTCCCtcgagaaaaagaaaattaaaacaaaattagtaGTGGTAAAATTACATTATTAGTCTTTGTTAATCTTTATAAGTCTCTAGTTTTTtcctaatttaaattttaggtcaaatattttttaaatgtagtTTAGTTTCCGTTATCAATGGTTTGTCATATGACAACCTAATCTCtaaatacattaaaaaaaattattagtaCAATTAATTTAGGTTAAATTAAAAGTTTCAAAGCTACCCATTGAATTTGTTTTGTACGACAAAGGTGaggaattgaaaatattttgactttgtaattattatatttagaGTGTTGATAGATTTGGTTGTCATGAAAAAAGGGAAatctaaaaggaaaagaaaagaaaagaaaagaataatttaagTATTGAATGGGAGGGTAATATGGTAAAtgacaaaaaaagaagaaaaagacgaAAATATGGTTTGATTGTGAAGGGAAAAGAACTAAAAGTGAGGGTATATTTGGAAATTGGCAGGCAAGGCTGGCGAATATAGATTTATTTACGGAGGGTGGAGGATTATTGAGAGAAGCCAGCGTGTTACGGTACAAAGAGAAGAGGCGGACTCGGTTGTTCTCGAAGAAGATAAGATATCAAGTTAGGAAAGTCAATGCAGATGGACGGCCCAGAATGAAGGTATGTATGTgaatctctttttctttttctttttctttttcttttcaaatatcttcatttttcattttttattcttaggtttcaaattaatttagaaaaatatctCAAATTTAATCCTAAATTTGTTAATTTGGACTATACACTTCTTAATTTCATTGTTACACTTACTTAACCTTAATGTTGTAGTTTTAAATTCACTAACTAAGTTTAATTACAATAAGTAAATTTATTTCATAAACTCATTCATTTCAatacaaattatttttctttcattgaAAACGTTGTTTGACCAACAAACCAATTATTCATTGGATAACCTTCTTATAATTCATATCTAATTGTTTTTTCAACCAAACGtaaatttcataaaataatttattataatgGCAGGAAGTAATAATATAGattctatttattttctattatttgtttttaaacattaatttttataaaacatACGTGTGTTTttttaactaatttattttttaaaaaaacttatttttaaaatttgggagGAAAATTGGAAATGTGAAAAAGAAAgcttttttaaaaagtatttttttggTTTTACAAAAACATAAGACAAGCAAACATATatagattttgtttttaataaacaaaaatttaagaacatcgtcttaaaaatataaaaataaaaaaagagattaaaatatttatcaagttttgagtttagttttaatttaatatatgtaAAATGTTATGTCTATATAAAATGTTGCAATTTTAGCTGTGagatttaatatatattttttccaaTTTAATTGGTTCTTGAGATTTGCACTTTCAACCTCCattcttttatttaaatattcacttttagttgtttttgacattatttgttaattagtttcaaataatatgaagtaaaattttaaattcagtTTTAATAGCGTAAAATTGTTaactataattattttaaattaattagtgGATCTCAAACACATAGACAAAATTTTCGAGTGAAATGTAAATTGAAACCTATGAACTTATTTGAAAGAAAACTTATATTTTTGgagtaaatttgtaaaattttgaaatctaaTTGAAAATAtacctaaaatttaaaaatcaaaacttCCTTTACTAAccattttacatttttgtttttattttcaaaattctatttttaaatttttgtttactaaaaataataacactgaatttgttttttttttctaaaaacaatatgtatattttttaattttcttcgtaattttaaaaataagtttctCATTTTAAAAAAGTGAATTAATTACCAAACAATTGCTTTTtccaaaaattaataaaaatatataatacaaTTAGAAAGATtttacaaatatagaaaaatttgaatttagtttattttattaggGAAAGATGCCATCAATGAACCATATAATCTTTTATAGTTTATTAGTATAAATTCTTTTATAATTACAATTTATTTAGAACAATGTtttatacttaattattaactTCAAGAGTGATACACATTAGGAGGAATATTAACTTTTACACATCAGTAGTTATATAGTTTTGAAAAAGAGAATGCAGTTTTGGGTTAATTGGTTAAAAGAGCTATGAAATATTTTGTTGCAAATAGTTATAGAAAATGTAGTAACGAGTTAGAAAGAAATTATATGATATTAAATGAAAGGGATGATTGAAAAgacgttttcctttccttttggCAGGGGCGTTTTGTGAGGAGACCTAATTCAAGCGGCCATAGAAAAGAGATTGACACTTCCCTTTAGGATTCCATTTTTGAGTTATCGGCTTCACTTTTTCTAGAcccacctttttctttttcacaattaattattatcatcttcttttcttttcttttttcatttttactttgcattatattttccatgattagtttttttttttttttgcctttttcCAATTCCAGAAAGCTCAATGAGAGAATGGCCACTAAGTAGATGGTCAGAGATTCAATAAATCTaggctttttcttttttctttttaaatatatgtATCTTTCCTTTTTGGAGTTTTGTTTTATAGTGTCTGAGAAGAGGCtcatatatgttttaatttgaatttcttCCTTTGGTGTAATTTGCAACTTATTAATTTTGGACATTCATAGTTTAGAGATAGTCAgaactttatttatatatttaaaaaaacctacttgactttttaaatttgaaattgtgCATACATTTTATTATCCACCCAATATTTTAAAACGTATAAGAGTAGTTTTCTAAATTTAGAGATAATAGCTAAATTTGAAATCTTAGTTAAAAGGATataaaatagaaacaaaaaaaaaaaaaaaggaaaagatatgAAAAGAAATGTATATTTCATAAGAATTAttgcttttaaaaaattaaagaagtaAATGCCATAATTTATATTGGGAtaagagaaataaaagaaagaagagaaagacatgaaatataaagaagtaAAATAGAGAAACATTAGTTTAATTCTCTGtagaaaaaaaatcc
It includes:
- the LOC103492569 gene encoding protein CHLOROPLAST IMPORT APPARATUS 2 isoform X2, which produces MSSPCISGGGRAYNFDLEIVKSPSSSWTRTSQTSSPSSTLSESSNNTTQLAISTRKLRTPRKRPNQTYNEATVLLSTAYPNVFSTKHLTNPRKFTKSHDDSSSLFCESAELLLPFRVIDSSGFLLHQPLLEEKPNSQIHSKLTNLWENRPCSSPGEIDFQPNSMEIEEIEDFDAESILDEEIEEGIDSIMGNLSVDNLENGNSTQDSCVNANNHQRNWNWNPIGLGFNQKFESGFGFRKGIERTAIRGVDNGNWWRFPTVDVIEISPKLNPKPPAPAPAPTPTPTPAAVSTKKKKKKVEKLTVIESKKAAIPLQKEKSEKSEKPIPKLKPAGLLLKLNYEAVADAWSSRGSPFSDEIPSSDTAGSDVNARLANIDLFTEGGGLLREASVLRYKEKRRTRLFSKKIRYQVRKVNADGRPRMKVWAFCEET
- the LOC103492569 gene encoding protein CHLOROPLAST IMPORT APPARATUS 2 isoform X1; this translates as MSSPCISGGGRAYNFDLEIVKSPSSSWTRTSQTSSPSSTLSESSNNTTQLAISTRKLRTPRKRPNQTYNEATVLLSTAYPNVFSTKHLTNPRKFTKSHDDSSSLFCESAELLLPFRVIDSSGFLLHQPLLEEKPNSQIHSKLTNLWENRPCSSPGEIDFQPNSMEIEEIEDFDAESILDEEIEEGIDSIMGNLSVDNLENGNSTQDSCVNANNHQRNWNWNPIGLGFNQKFESGFGFRKGIERTAIRGVDNGNWWRFPTVDVIEISPKLNPKPPAPAPAPTPTPTPAAVSTKKKKKKVEKLTVIESKKAAIPLQKEKSEKSEKPIPKLKPAGLLLKLNYEAVADAWSSRGSPFSDEIPSSDTAGSDVNARLANIDLFTEGGGLLREASVLRYKEKRRTRLFSKKIRYQVRKVNADGRPRMKGRFVRRPNSSGHRKEIDTSL